Proteins co-encoded in one Dehalogenimonas sp. WBC-2 genomic window:
- a CDS encoding sodium/hydrogen exchanger: MSEHVMAGLALILLLGIAAQLIGWLTRLPSILILIAAGILAGPVFGWLDPQELLGDLLQPFVSLAVAIVLFEGGLNLKIGEIRKTAPVVIKLITFGVIITWAIASLGGIWILSLDWRLAIVLGAILVISGPTVIMPLLRHLRLRGDIGPILKWEGILIDPIGATLALLVFGFILASGLQEALTQDVVILVKIVAIGVILGGLGALLIIQLLRRYLIPDFLQVPVVLSLVIGIFLVSGLLQQDAGLFTAVIMGAILANQKQVSIGHIITFKETLGLILISLLFITLSATIDLSSIISMIVPILVFCLLLIFVARPVAVYIASRGTKLGWKNYALLASIAPRGIVSASVASIFGFRLAENGIVGAEKILPITFAVIIITVISSSLLATVTTRKLGISNPNPQGVVFIGGQLWVRDIATALEKSGIPTLIIDKSKSNIAYARRKDLNAYYGDALSADVIDDVDISGYGNILAMTSDDNVNHLVALQFGKEFGSSHTYLLPPVDMPALESKKHIGVHLPGRVLFNNKANYDYLNEMYVDGARIKTIKITDETPYTAFLKENKGAVPIFKISADNGLTVVTPETKFEEPDTFMLINLVPSLSD; encoded by the coding sequence TTGTCAGAACATGTCATGGCCGGGTTGGCGCTTATATTACTCCTGGGGATAGCCGCCCAATTGATCGGCTGGTTAACACGCTTGCCCTCTATTTTAATTCTAATTGCCGCGGGTATTCTGGCCGGACCAGTTTTTGGCTGGTTAGATCCTCAGGAGCTGCTGGGTGATCTGCTGCAACCTTTCGTATCCCTGGCTGTGGCCATAGTATTGTTTGAAGGCGGTCTCAATTTAAAAATCGGCGAAATCCGCAAAACAGCGCCGGTAGTTATCAAGCTCATCACCTTCGGGGTGATTATAACCTGGGCCATTGCCAGTCTGGGCGGCATCTGGATACTTTCTCTCGACTGGCGCCTGGCGATCGTACTTGGCGCCATCCTGGTCATCAGCGGACCGACCGTTATTATGCCTCTTCTGCGCCATTTGCGGCTGCGGGGTGATATCGGACCCATACTGAAATGGGAAGGCATACTGATCGACCCCATCGGCGCTACACTGGCACTGCTTGTTTTCGGCTTCATTTTAGCAAGCGGCCTGCAGGAAGCCCTGACTCAAGATGTCGTTATACTAGTCAAGATAGTGGCAATCGGCGTCATACTAGGCGGACTGGGAGCCTTATTGATAATTCAGTTATTACGCCGCTACCTCATACCTGATTTCCTCCAGGTGCCGGTGGTACTGTCACTGGTGATCGGCATATTCCTGGTATCAGGACTATTGCAGCAGGATGCCGGTCTGTTTACCGCGGTCATCATGGGAGCGATACTAGCCAATCAAAAACAGGTCAGCATCGGACATATCATCACTTTTAAAGAGACTCTGGGATTGATCCTCATATCCTTGCTTTTCATTACCCTGTCGGCCACTATCGATTTATCTTCAATAATATCAATGATTGTCCCCATCCTTGTTTTTTGTCTGTTACTAATTTTCGTTGCCAGACCTGTCGCGGTCTATATCGCCAGCCGGGGGACGAAACTAGGATGGAAAAACTATGCTCTGCTTGCCAGCATTGCGCCCCGTGGTATCGTCTCAGCTTCAGTGGCTTCCATCTTCGGTTTCCGGCTGGCGGAAAACGGCATTGTTGGCGCGGAGAAAATACTTCCGATAACTTTCGCAGTCATTATCATCACCGTTATCTCAAGCAGCCTACTTGCCACCGTTACCACCCGGAAACTCGGTATCTCCAACCCCAATCCACAAGGAGTTGTCTTTATAGGCGGTCAGCTATGGGTTAGAGATATTGCGACAGCCTTGGAGAAATCCGGTATACCAACACTAATCATTGACAAAAGCAAATCCAATATAGCGTATGCCCGTCGCAAGGACCTTAACGCTTACTACGGCGATGCTCTCTCTGCAGATGTCATTGATGATGTAGACATCAGCGGTTACGGCAATATACTGGCAATGACCTCGGATGATAACGTCAATCATCTGGTGGCGTTGCAGTTCGGCAAGGAATTTGGATCATCTCACACCTATCTGCTGCCTCCGGTGGACATGCCGGCTTTAGAATCCAAAAAGCATATCGGAGTCCATCTGCCGGGGCGTGTCCTATTCAACAACAAAGCTAATTACGACTATCTAAATGAGATGTATGTTGATGGCGCTCGGATTAAAACAATTAAGATTACGGACGAAACTCCTTATACAGCATTTCTCAAAGAGAATAAAGGCGCGGTACCGATATTCAAGATTTCCGCTGACAATGGACTTACAGTGGTAACACCTGAGACTAAATTTGAAGAACCTGATACTTTTATGTTAATCAATCTCGTACCATCCTTGTCAGACTAG
- a CDS encoding beta-lactamase domain protein, with protein MIIERLVVGPIEANCYIIGDEASKEGMVIDPGADGKKIIKHITELGLSIKYIILTHSHFDHVLATSVVKEATGALLAVHESDSNTLNDGLLARLAGMVTVKVPEPEILLRGWDNLSIGNLKFTVIHTPGHTPGGIALYGQDVVFTGDTLFEAGIGRTDLPGGDYEQIIDSINSRLMVLDDEIKVYPGHGSDTTIGAERRGNPFLVNPPRRDC; from the coding sequence ATGATTATTGAGCGACTGGTAGTCGGTCCAATTGAAGCCAATTGTTATATTATCGGAGATGAGGCCAGTAAGGAAGGGATGGTAATTGATCCGGGCGCCGACGGCAAAAAAATTATCAAACATATCACTGAGTTAGGATTAAGTATTAAATATATCATCTTGACTCACAGTCATTTTGATCATGTATTGGCCACATCTGTGGTCAAGGAAGCTACCGGCGCCCTTTTAGCGGTGCATGAATCTGACTCCAACACCTTGAACGATGGTTTACTGGCTCGCCTTGCCGGAATGGTCACCGTGAAAGTACCGGAGCCTGAAATACTCCTGAGAGGCTGGGACAATCTATCAATTGGCAATCTCAAGTTCACAGTTATTCACACTCCGGGGCATACACCGGGCGGTATTGCTCTTTACGGTCAGGATGTGGTCTTTACCGGCGATACTTTGTTTGAAGCTGGTATTGGCCGTACAGACTTGCCCGGTGGTGATTATGAACAAATTATTGACAGTATTAACAGTCGGCTGATGGTTTTGGATGATGAAATAAAAGTTTACCCCGGGCACGGCTCCGATACGACTATCGGAGCCGAACGCCGGGGTAATCCTTTTTTAGTTAACCCGCCAAGACGGGATTGTTAG
- a CDS encoding thiamin-phosphate pyrophosphorylase, whose protein sequence is MTHLHSQTLRIIDANLNRTAEGLRVMEDVSRFCLNSPDMSLQLKAQRHRLLENVTYSTPELLSARNSAGDVGRKTQFEKTSAGSLCSTVSANARRAEQSLRVLEEMARLPGSGIDGIIIEEIRYAVYTLEKELVSHISRQYKTNRLAGQYLILTINDESSLSFPDDAGIVQLDPGNSKRGDFLTAATEAADSCKRIGAMFIVGEFADIAVAAKADGVAVDGGSLPPAVLRGLLGIDQLIGFSAANIEQAIEAEKSGVDYLMCSGELKNRLAKKVAIPIVVPDRSHAV, encoded by the coding sequence TTGACTCATCTCCATAGTCAAACACTAAGGATTATTGACGCCAACCTGAACCGCACTGCCGAGGGCTTGCGCGTCATGGAAGATGTTTCCCGTTTTTGCCTCAATTCTCCGGACATGTCACTGCAACTAAAAGCCCAGCGTCATCGCCTGCTTGAGAATGTGACTTATTCAACTCCTGAGTTGCTTTCAGCCCGGAACAGCGCGGGCGATGTCGGTAGAAAAACTCAGTTTGAAAAAACATCAGCCGGGAGCCTTTGTTCTACAGTTAGCGCAAACGCACGCCGGGCTGAACAATCCCTAAGGGTTTTGGAGGAAATGGCTCGTTTACCGGGGTCTGGTATTGATGGGATTATTATTGAAGAAATACGTTACGCCGTATACACTCTTGAAAAAGAACTTGTTTCTCATATCTCCCGTCAATACAAAACCAACCGTTTAGCCGGCCAATATCTTATTCTAACCATCAACGATGAATCATCGCTTTCCTTCCCTGATGATGCCGGCATCGTCCAATTGGATCCCGGGAACTCAAAACGCGGAGATTTCTTAACGGCGGCAACTGAAGCAGCCGATTCATGTAAACGCATCGGTGCTATGTTCATTGTGGGAGAATTTGCTGATATCGCCGTGGCCGCCAAAGCAGACGGCGTCGCCGTTGATGGCGGTTCTCTGCCGCCGGCGGTCCTTCGCGGTTTGCTCGGTATTGACCAACTCATCGGTTTTTCTGCTGCTAACATTGAACAGGCAATAGAAGCTGAAAAAAGCGGCGTTGATTACCTCATGTGTTCCGGTGAGTTGAAGAACAGGCTGGCAAAGAAGGTCGCTATCCCTATCGTCGTTCCAGATCGGAGCCATGCGGTATGA
- a CDS encoding pyrophosphate-energized proton pump, with protein MDPIILALGSAILGLVLAYFLAKFVLSQDEGNAKVREIAAAIKEGALAFLGREYRILAIFVAVVTLVLVVVPDLGWKVALSFVFGAISSGLAGFIGMSIAIRANSRTAAAAAVSLNHGLKVSFRAGSVMGMTVVAIGLLGLSILYFAFSGDANFLAIIPGYGFGASTVAIFARVGGGIYTKGADTGADIVGKVEQNIPEDDPRNAAVIADFVGDNVGDTAGMGADLFESYVDSIIATMTLGTIAVFSTHLDMSLVPDEKTAWWLPMMVAAGGIVASIIGIFAVRVSEKLQMTALLNALRRGTYVAAILSVIFSFAAVSLLGADLGLFVAIVAGLAAGLAIGESTNYFTSYVYKPTLKIAEASQTGAATNIIAGFGNGLMSVAPPVIFIVIAIIVAYNFGDVYGVALAGVGMLATLGIQDATDAYGPVADNAGGIVEMAGMPHEIRERTDALDSLGNTTAAIGKGFAIGSAGLTALALLLSYTIAVGITPSQISLLDPKVLVGLFLGGMLPSVFSAMTMQAVGKTGFSIVNEVRRQFKEIPGLMEGTGKAEYAKCVDICTRESLKQMIAPGVMTVLAPIVVAFLFGKIALGGFLVGATVTGFILAVAFSNAGGSWDNAKKWVETGAYGGKKSAAHKATVIGDTVGDPMKDTSGPSLNIMIKLVSIISLVLAPVIVNMTGIF; from the coding sequence GTGGACCCAATTATTCTCGCCCTTGGCAGCGCTATCCTTGGTCTTGTGCTGGCCTACTTTCTGGCAAAGTTCGTACTTAGCCAGGATGAAGGCAATGCAAAAGTCCGGGAAATTGCCGCTGCTATCAAAGAGGGAGCTCTGGCGTTTCTTGGACGTGAGTATCGCATACTCGCCATCTTCGTCGCCGTGGTTACCCTGGTCCTTGTCGTCGTGCCTGATCTGGGCTGGAAAGTAGCGTTATCTTTCGTCTTCGGCGCTATCAGTTCCGGTTTGGCGGGTTTCATCGGCATGTCCATTGCTATCCGCGCCAACTCACGCACCGCCGCTGCCGCAGCGGTCAGCCTGAACCACGGATTGAAGGTTTCTTTCCGGGCTGGTTCGGTCATGGGCATGACCGTGGTCGCCATCGGCCTCCTCGGCTTGTCAATCCTGTATTTTGCCTTTAGCGGCGATGCCAATTTCCTGGCCATAATTCCCGGCTATGGTTTCGGCGCTTCCACTGTCGCCATCTTTGCCCGTGTCGGCGGCGGTATCTATACCAAAGGCGCTGACACCGGTGCCGACATCGTCGGTAAAGTAGAACAGAACATCCCCGAAGATGATCCGCGTAACGCCGCAGTCATCGCCGACTTTGTCGGCGACAACGTCGGCGACACTGCCGGTATGGGTGCCGATCTGTTTGAGTCCTATGTTGATTCCATCATCGCCACCATGACACTTGGTACTATCGCCGTTTTCTCCACACATCTTGATATGTCACTGGTGCCGGATGAAAAGACCGCCTGGTGGTTGCCAATGATGGTTGCCGCTGGCGGCATAGTCGCCTCTATCATCGGTATTTTCGCCGTTCGCGTCAGCGAGAAGTTACAGATGACGGCACTCCTGAACGCGCTGCGCCGCGGCACCTACGTCGCCGCAATCCTGTCAGTCATCTTTTCCTTCGCCGCGGTCAGCCTGCTCGGTGCTGATCTCGGATTGTTCGTTGCTATCGTTGCCGGATTGGCTGCCGGTCTGGCCATCGGTGAAAGCACCAACTACTTCACTTCTTACGTCTACAAACCGACCCTTAAAATTGCTGAAGCATCTCAAACCGGCGCCGCCACCAACATTATCGCCGGCTTTGGCAACGGTTTGATGAGCGTCGCTCCCCCGGTTATCTTCATCGTCATTGCCATCATCGTCGCCTATAATTTCGGCGATGTTTACGGTGTGGCACTGGCTGGTGTCGGCATGCTGGCCACCCTGGGTATTCAGGATGCCACCGATGCTTACGGCCCGGTGGCCGATAACGCCGGAGGCATTGTTGAGATGGCTGGCATGCCCCATGAGATACGGGAACGCACCGACGCGCTGGACTCACTGGGCAATACCACCGCCGCCATCGGCAAGGGTTTCGCCATCGGCTCGGCTGGCCTGACCGCCCTGGCGCTACTTTTGTCCTATACCATCGCTGTCGGCATCACCCCATCACAGATCAGTCTGCTGGACCCAAAGGTTTTGGTTGGACTGTTCCTTGGTGGCATGTTACCATCGGTCTTCAGCGCTATGACCATGCAGGCGGTCGGTAAAACCGGCTTCTCCATTGTTAACGAAGTCCGACGTCAATTCAAAGAAATTCCCGGATTGATGGAAGGCACCGGCAAGGCGGAGTACGCCAAGTGCGTTGATATCTGCACCCGTGAGTCCCTCAAGCAGATGATCGCCCCAGGCGTTATGACCGTACTCGCCCCGATAGTCGTCGCCTTCTTATTCGGTAAAATCGCTCTGGGTGGCTTCCTGGTTGGCGCTACGGTCACCGGCTTTATCCTGGCCGTCGCGTTCTCCAATGCTGGCGGCAGCTGGGACAACGCTAAAAAATGGGTTGAGACCGGCGCTTATGGCGGCAAAAAATCAGCCGCTCACAAGGCTACGGTCATCGGTGATACTGTCGGTGATCCCATGAAGGATACCTCCGGCCCATCACTCAACATCATGATCAAGCTGGTGTCCATCATCTCACTGGTACTGGCCCCGGTCATCGTCAATATGACAGGTATCTTCTAA
- a CDS encoding translin-like protein (translin family protein) yields MTQSFNERLDLIAGGIRLSLAAKDTAREKSLPLSREAIRLCSLSIRAIHRQQFDQAEADLNKAQILITGAGASIDACDELSNTSFFRDAQKEYAEGRITLAVITGQPIPSPEDLKVDSAAYLNGMGEVTGELRRYILDGLRQGDLSRAEELLNHMDAIYEVLVTMDFPDAITGNLRRTTDMVRGILERTRSDLTLTLQQKRLEDQLGALNNRLK; encoded by the coding sequence ATGACGCAAAGCTTCAATGAAAGGCTTGATCTAATCGCCGGCGGCATCCGGCTGTCATTAGCCGCAAAGGACACCGCCCGTGAGAAATCACTGCCTCTTTCACGTGAAGCCATCCGTTTGTGTTCACTCTCTATCCGGGCTATCCACCGGCAACAGTTCGACCAAGCCGAAGCGGATCTTAATAAAGCCCAGATATTGATCACCGGGGCCGGGGCCAGCATTGATGCCTGTGATGAACTTTCAAACACCAGTTTTTTCCGTGATGCCCAGAAGGAATACGCCGAAGGCCGCATCACTTTAGCCGTCATTACCGGTCAGCCGATTCCTTCACCTGAGGATTTAAAAGTAGACTCTGCCGCATATCTAAACGGCATGGGTGAAGTTACAGGGGAGTTAAGGCGTTATATCCTTGACGGCCTGCGCCAGGGAGATCTGTCGCGCGCTGAGGAACTTCTTAATCACATGGACGCCATCTATGAAGTATTGGTGACCATGGATTTTCCCGATGCCATCACCGGTAACTTACGCCGCACCACCGATATGGTACGCGGTATTTTAGAGAGAACCCGCAGTGATCTTACGCTTACACTGCAGCAGAAGCGCCTGGAAGACCAATTAGGCGCGCTTAACAACCGGCTTAAATAG